ACCGACGCCTGAAAGTTCCGTTTGTTCAGGGTACAACCACCTTCCCATCACAGTTCGAAAACGTTTCACTCATTGCCGATGAAGACGATGCCCAGCCCATGCAAAACGAAAGCTCGGTGGCTATTAATCCACTGAACCCTGACAACCTGATCGGCTCGGCAGTGGACTACCGCAAAGAGAGCCAAACCTGGGCATACTACACCACCAACGCAGGCAAAACCTGGAACAATGTCAGTCTGGGATATCCCCACCAGGGATGGCGCTCTACCAACGATCCTTCGGTGTGCTTCGATCACCTGGGAAGGGGCTATCTGTGCTATGGCGGCTTTAACGTTACCAAATCGCAGTTTGGCGAGAATGGCGTTTACGTATCTCTTACCGATGACGGCGGCCTAACGTGGCATAAAACACACATCCCTGTTATCGAGCATGTTGGACCACAAACTGTTGATAGCTCGTTTGAAGATAAATACTACATCCACGCCGATACCTGCATCACATCGCCATACCGCGGCCGACTTTACATACCATGGAAACGGGTGATCAACAAAGATTCTTCTACCCAGATTGTTATTGCACACAGTACCAACAGAGGTCTTTCCTGGCAACCGCCGGTTGCAGTAAGTAACCGGTTCCCGGGTACGAGTGAACATGCTACGTTCGGTCAAAGCTTTCCGCTGGCACGTACAGGTCCGGATGGTTCGGTGTACCTTGTGTGGAATAGCGGTACCGAAAGCGCCATTCGCTTTGCCCGAAGTACTGACGGCGGTTTAACATTTTCAGATCCATCCGTCGTGTTCAACTATAAACCCTTCGGCGAAAAACGCGAAGTCGCCGGCGTTGTTAATAGCAGAGTAAAACAATCTGTCCGCGCAGAAGCGTACCCAACCCTGTGCGTTGACAACACCAACGGACCACGCCGCGGATGGCTGTACCTTGTCTGGTCAGCCGATAATTATCCAAATGTTTACTTCTCACGCTCAACAAATGCAGGTGCATCATGGTCTAAACCGGTGTTCGTCCACTCCGATACCACGAACGACCAGTTCTGGCCCTGGATAGCATTGGATCCGCTGAACGGCGACCTTGCGGTGATGTATTTTGATTCCCGCGACGACTCGGCAAACCTGCTGGTTAACTGTTATGTAAGCTACTCGCCTGACGGTGGGTCAACCTGGGTTGATAAACGAGTTGGCGATGCAGAAAACGATCTGCGCAATAATCCTTTTCAGGGAAGAACCTTCGCAGGTGACTACAGCGGATGCGATTTCTATGGCGGTATCGTGTATCCGTCGTGGGTTGATATGCGCAATACAACAGCCTCTAATACTGCCGATAGCGACGTCTTCACCGCGATTGTCCATACCAGGGCCCCAAAGGCCCCCGACACGTTCGGAGCCGAAACAATTCCCGACATTCCTACAGCTATCGATGTATCGTGGAGCGCCGTCAGCAAACGTGTTTTCGAACAACCACTAACAGGCACAGCCACGTACAAACTTTCACGCGAGGGAACCGTAATTGCTACTCTGCCACTCGAAACAACGTCATTTCGCGACGAAGGGCTTACCGCTTACAAGGAGTACCACTATTCACTTACGGTAGTATCCGGAGAAAATACGTCTGTTACCAGAAAGGCTTCTGCGTTTGCAGGTGGCTCTAAAATTCCAGGTGCTCCGGTGTTGCTTTCTGCCACAGGATCCAGCAATCCGGTTCCTCCTATGATGAATCTTACGGTACGCCTGCCCAGGCTCAGACTCGATGGTACAACACCTCTGATTAACATGGCTGAACTTCGAGGCACGGTTGGCTCCGTACCGTTTTCGGTTCCTTTAAATTCTTCTGATACCGGCATGGTAAAGGAATTTACAGTAGCTGCACCGGCTGATGGCTGGTTTAATAGCACGGTGTTTGTTGTGGACTCCGCAGGAAACCAAAGCCCTGTCTCAAATACCGTCACTGCATTTACCGGAAATTTGTATTGGCAGACCGAACGGTTCGACACCTTGCCCAATTTCCGGGTGCTGTCAGGCAACTGGGGACTTGATACTAACTTTAGTTATTCAAAACCTGCCTCGTTCACCGAGTCGCCCTTTACCGGATATGACAAACGGATGCGCGACACAGTTATGCTGTATCCACACGTGGCCGGTCTCGTTCCGGAATATGATGCTGTTAAACTTTCGTGGAAGGTGGCTGCGTTCGTCCACCCGTCCGACACCGTGTTTCTTGAGATGTTACCCAGCAGCAATATGGATGGTGAGTGGGAACAAATTGCCTGGTGGAATTCATCGCTGGATGCACGCTGGGCCGATACAACCAAGGGCGCCGATGCCTGGCGCTCCGGATTCCATATCCTTCGATGGACGCCTGATACCGTGTACCTGCGACTGCGGTTTCAGTCCAACCTCGCAAACAACAGCGATGGATTTTATATCGACGATATAACATGGGATCATTTAACAACCGTTCAGGATATCGCCTATCAGATGCCGTCACGGGTGTTCCCGACGCCTGCAAGCAACGCTGTACGAATTGAACTCGCTGCAGAAACGATACCGGCAGATGTCACAGTTTACTCTGCCGACGGAGCAAGGCAGTATGCACCCTGGCACTATCAAAACAAGTCCGTCGAAATCAACGTGCAGCATCTTGTGCCCGGTGTTTATACAGCTGTGATTTCTAAAGGGGCTTGGATAACGTCGGTTCCTGTTATCGTCTATCGCTAATCCGCCTTTAACGTAAACGCAATGACTGTTCCATGGCCGGGTTCGCTCTCTACACTAATGGTGGACGAGTGAGCTTCGAGTATGTGTTTCACGATTGCCAGACCCAGCCCTGTGCCACCAACGTCACGGGATCTGTTTTTATCTACGCGATAAAACCGCTCGAACAAACGTTGTTTGTGTTCAGGCGGAATCCCGATACCGGTGTCACGTACGGCAATTCGTACAACACCATCTGATTTTTCAGCACTGATATCAACTAATCCATTATCGGTGTTATACTTGATTGCGTTATCAATCAAATTTGTTAATACCTGTACAAGCCGCTCCCTGTCGCCATACACCCTTAGTGCCTTGTTGGGCGGTAAGAGCAGCCTGAGAGTAATTCCGCGTTGCGCACCCTGCAGTTCCATCGTATTCACAACGTCCTGCAGTAATTCCGTAGCACTGAAATACCTGAAACTCATTCTGAGTTCGCCGCTTTCAATTCTGGAAATATCAATAAGGTCGCTCAGAAGTGCGTTTAATCGGCGGGCATTGTAGTATGCCTTCTCGATGAACTGACGGCTCACCTCCGGATCGTCCAACGCACCGTCAAGCAGTGTTTCCAGATATCCCTGGACGCTAAAGATGGGCGTGCGAAGCTCGTGCGACACATTGGCAATGAACTCGCTTCGCACAGTTTCAAGTCGGCGCAACTCTGTGATGTCACCGGATGTCTTCTGTGCTAATGCATTGATTGCCGTTACCAAACTGTTGATTTCCGAGACGGTGCTCTGAGCTGTAATGCGGGTGCTGACGGCTCCCTGCGTTATTGCCGTAATCGTTGCAGAAATTTCCTGCAGTGAACTTAGTATCGTCTGTGTAACAAATCGGGATATCAGCGAATACAGAATTACCCCATAAGCGCCAAGGATCAGCACCGACGCAACACCAAGAACCGCAAGCGTAACCCCACTAAGGTGTACCGGCAGTAGCAAGACCACGCCCGCCAGAGCACAGGCAAGCGTCAGTACCGACACAGAAACCAGTACTGCTATTTTGCGTAACGGTTCAGGTCTGGCTGCCATAGCAATGATACGTATTAAACATTTTTAAACTGATACCCAAGACCTTTTACTGTTTCGATGAGTGCCGCATGCGCACCAAGTTTTTCACGAACTTTCGATACATGCACATCTACCGTTCGGTCAACAACCTGTACGGTTTCACCCCATATCTCGCGCAGCAATGCTTCGCGCGAAAACACTCTGCCACTATTGGCTGCCAGAAATGCCAGCAACTCGAACTCTTTCTTTGGAAAGAACACCTCCTTACCGTCAACCCACACGGTATAGCTTCTGCGCTGAATCGTGATTGAGCCCACCCGTATGGTTTCCGGTGCAACAATCACCTCTGAACGTATCGGTGCTGCCCGCCTGCGAAGGATGGTCCTGACCCGGGCTGTAAGTATTCGCGGGCTTACCGGTTTCTGAATGTAGTCATCGGCTCCCAGCTCCAGGCCGCGAAGCTGGTCGATTTCTGTTGACCGCGCCGTGAGGAACACAACCGAAGCCGATGCTGTGCCGGGGGCCGACCGTAATGCTGCGCAGACTTCAAAGCCGTTCATACCCGGCATCATTACATCCAGAATCACAACCTCGGGTTTATGATCGGCAGCAAGCTGAACCGCCTCCCTGCCATTCGATGCCGTGATAACGGTAAAGCCTTCCTTCTTTAGGTTGTACGACACTAACTCAACAATGTCGGCTTCGTCGTCAACAACAAGTATTTTTGTCTCCATCATACATCTTCCATTGCATCAAATTACGGTATTCGAAATCATGAATTGCACTTCCCTGTAGGTTTCAGTGCAAAAAACCATAAACTTGTACTAAGCCACCGTACATCCTGCAGATACGATTGCAAGACGAGAATGATGTCTGCACACAATGTGTTCATATTTACCATATTCTCCTGCCATTACTCACCTGACCAAGGCACTCACAGCCGGAATCACCGCCCTTGTTTTTTTACTCGTGGGTACCGATGGTGTTGCGCAGCGGGTGTACTGGAACTGGTATTTCGGTAATCAGGCAGGCGTTACCTTTCGGTCAGGTATGCCCGAGCCCCTTACCGACTCCCGTATCCATACCGAGGAAGGGTGCGCCACAATTTCTGATCCGGGATCGGGTACACTGTTGTTTTATACGGACGGACAGACGGTGTGGAACAAAATGCACCTGCCAATGCCAAACGGAACCGGGCTTCACGGCGATGCTTCAACCAGCCAGAGTGCGTTGGCAGTTCAGTGGCCGGGGGCATCGGATGTGTACTGCATTTTTACTCCAGCCCCAATTACGGCAACGTCGGCGTCGGATAAATGCATGTGCCTGAAGTACTCAATCGTGGACATGCGACGCGACAACGGGTTCGGTGATGTTGCGGTGCGTGATGTGTTACTGGCACATGATGTTACAGAACATATTACCGCTGTACCCGATTGTAATGAAGGGGGCTTATGGATCATCGCACGAAAGAAGGATGCTGCGTCATTTATTTCGTTTCACCTGAAGTCAGATGGTATCAACGTAAAGCCGGTATTGTCCAACATTGTTGGCTTGCCCGAAATTCGTGATGCAGGGCAAATGCAGGCATCACCCAACGGACGGCACATTGTTATAACATCACCATCCGGTACTACCCAGTTGTTTCAGTTCGCACGCTCAACAGGAGCCTTGTTTAACGGTATCAACCTGTTTGGTACCGACAACACCGGTATCCACTACGGTGCTGCCTTCTCCCGCAGCAGCAGGTATCTGTTCATTGCAACTGCAACACTGGTGCCCACACCGGGTATCTTCATTTCGCGTTTTGATCTTGAGGCGGGAAGCAGCGATGCGATTATCGCTTCCCGGACTGTTATTGGCTCTTTTAATGGCTCCGCCAATTTCACACCTCTGCAACTTGCACCTGACGGTGCTATTTATATCGGACGTTTCGGTGAGAAATTTCTGAGTTCGATTCCTAAACCCGATGATGAATTTCCATCAATCACTGAACATGCCGTCACCTTATACGGCGAATGCCGGTCGGGTTTGCCACAAGCGATGAACTGGAACCTCACTACACATATCCCGTTTGATGTTTCGTGCAACCTGCCCTTTGCCATTTCGGAACCTGCCTTTACCTGTGCAAACGGATGTGTTCAGCTGAGCGATAAAAACCAGGGAAACATTAATGCGTACAGCTGGGATATTCCGGGTGGTATTCCATCATCATCACGAATTCCGTCACCAACCGTATGTTTTAAAACTGCGGGTGTTTATCGTGCAACGCTTACCGTTTCCAACCAGTACGGTAGTGATAGCACCACGGTTGTTATTACCGTGAGTGATCCACCGGATCTGGAGCTGCCCGACAGTGTTGAGGTGTGCAAGGATGTCCCGTACCAGTTGCAGGCTGGCGCGGCCGAAGACTACCGGTGGCAGCCAGCCACGGGGTTAAGCAATCCGAAGATAGCAAATCCCTATGTTACGGTTTCCGTACCCACTGTGTACACCGTTATTGCTACCAATAGCACCGGCTGCTCAGATACAGCCACGGTACTGGTTAAACCCGCCGAAATGAAGGCAGGCGGCAGCGTTACAATTTGCCCCGGCGCACCCGCTACACTGTCGGCATCCGGTGCCACTGCATACGTGTGGTCACCGGCACTTAACATGACCGACTCCACATCGCCAACACCGGTAGTGTATCCAACAGAATCTACCACCTACTATGTTCGGATGACGAACGGAGCATGCACGGTTACTGACTCGGTCCGCGTAAACGTCGAAACATCGTTTGCCGTTACGATCAACGCGCCACCAAGCGTCTGCGAAGGTGATGCTGTATTGCTTACCGCCGTTGGAGGAGGCTCCACATTTGAATGGCTGGGTGAGGGTGTAACACCTTCATCAACAAATCAAACAACCGTTATTGTAAACAAGCCTACAATGGTAACCGTGCTTGCTGTAAGTGGCAACTGTCGGGCAGTTGATTCGGTTTTTATTGACGTTATCCCCCGACCTGCAATCAGCCTTCCCGCGCAACTACAGATTTGTGCAGGTGATACGGTTCAAATTTCCGTTACCTCTAACGCACAAACCATTACCTGGGAGCCGGCTCTGTCGCTGAGCACCGACACCGGAAGCCAGGTGCGAGCGTGGCCCGCCGAAACAACCACATACACAGTAACTGCAACCGGCATGGGCGGCTGCGTTGTCACCGATTCGGTCACGGTCAGTGTTATCGGTATGACAATGATTTCCGCCGGACCCGTAGTACATACCTGCCCGGGCACACCGGTTCGGCTTAATGCCGTTGTTCCGCCTGGAAGTACGGTACGATGGACCCCCGAAGAGGGGCTTGACGATCCGGCATCGGCAACCCCTATTGCGAACCCTGCAACTACAACGTTGTACAAACTTGTAGTGTTCCTGAACGGATGCGTGGGCACCGACTCCACCACTGTTTTTGTTGCACCTGCACTGGTCTCGGTAGGCAACGATATGCGGATTTGCTCGGGTAGTGCCGCACAGCTCCTGGCAACGGGTGCCGTCACGTACCGGTGGTGGCCCACTGACGGACTGTCTGACCCCACTATTCCCAATCCCATTGCATCCCCACGCATCACAACAACGTATCAGGTTACGGGCACCGATGGCTACAACTGTACGGGCACCGATTATATCACAGTTTATGTTATTGATACAACATCAATTTCGATTCGTATTGGTACCGTTACTGCCGAAGCCGGAAACAGCAACATTGCAATTCCGATTCTTGTTAATGTTGACCCGGTTCTGCTGCCAATGTTTGCCGATACACTACGTGCAAGCCTGGTGTTCCCGGCAGCAGCCTATTCTCCCACACACCTGGATCGCGGGCCCTCGGTTTTTTCATTTAGGAACAGCGACCAGATTGTCAGGCTGATTCAGGATAATATTCAAATCGTTAACAGTCAGCAGAGAA
This is a stretch of genomic DNA from Ignavibacteria bacterium. It encodes these proteins:
- a CDS encoding AAA family ATPase, producing MSIQITARQEASVLLTHSIGQWEQGTGSVVFIRGQAGAGKSFILDEIEHYLGSAAIRVDCRPPIGSFNVAGIQPLQPFGLVIERLYQNSGQAAKKRLAVNIGMSLLASLPIAGDIFYAIKSVRQDVSEFQRETAALAHKKRAAVDECIDALTAAHQQQPFVLLVDDGHWSDPQSIEVLRRLMLLPKAPLIIWAFNAATAKQHNLSLTALSEEPGAVRLELGAVTVSEFPALLHSIAPSLVVTPEQLTVIHERSAGLPGIVHEYVRYWEKHGQVSANGTLKEDVLQSTSIRMDSHPATMEKLHEISDDDATFLGLCALEGREFTAFLVAALTNTSVVNTIRRLRSIERATGIVQNVGLRTRYGVKTTTFFFTADLPYTYFVNFLSYEEKKELHQRIVDILSAERSNSSIEAIRDQLSMLIAAHSIAANNDTVATEMLTESYRYASETGSDLTAAIILEELRQLDSAMPDAVTSADDAQNTERDDAALPQNGVSVPVSEQLRLAADAIIQGKPDQALRYLHTTHPAITTTEQVLRHCLLARACAGIERYSQAEEYLMHAEQIAADTNALRVYTLNMRALVAGFQNNTSLALDYIQQAAKIAADAPANSNLLTLGNAMLLDAKNQPPTQKQKLLRILKQRNWKHLAADLGLTLIAILVFLTGSALNLMAADTDGFNTLRARSMETAHPTPDAGKISKYRRLKVPFVQGTTTFPSQFENVSLIADEDDAQPMQNESSVAINPLNPDNLIGSAVDYRKESQTWAYYTTNAGKTWNNVSLGYPHQGWRSTNDPSVCFDHLGRGYLCYGGFNVTKSQFGENGVYVSLTDDGGLTWHKTHIPVIEHVGPQTVDSSFEDKYYIHADTCITSPYRGRLYIPWKRVINKDSSTQIVIAHSTNRGLSWQPPVAVSNRFPGTSEHATFGQSFPLARTGPDGSVYLVWNSGTESAIRFARSTDGGLTFSDPSVVFNYKPFGEKREVAGVVNSRVKQSVRAEAYPTLCVDNTNGPRRGWLYLVWSADNYPNVYFSRSTNAGASWSKPVFVHSDTTNDQFWPWIALDPLNGDLAVMYFDSRDDSANLLVNCYVSYSPDGGSTWVDKRVGDAENDLRNNPFQGRTFAGDYSGCDFYGGIVYPSWVDMRNTTASNTADSDVFTAIVHTRAPKAPDTFGAETIPDIPTAIDVSWSAVSKRVFEQPLTGTATYKLSREGTVIATLPLETTSFRDEGLTAYKEYHYSLTVVSGENTSVTRKASAFAGGSKIPGAPVLLSATGSSNPVPPMMNLTVRLPRLRLDGTTPLINMAELRGTVGSVPFSVPLNSSDTGMVKEFTVAAPADGWFNSTVFVVDSAGNQSPVSNTVTAFTGNLYWQTERFDTLPNFRVLSGNWGLDTNFSYSKPASFTESPFTGYDKRMRDTVMLYPHVAGLVPEYDAVKLSWKVAAFVHPSDTVFLEMLPSSNMDGEWEQIAWWNSSLDARWADTTKGADAWRSGFHILRWTPDTVYLRLRFQSNLANNSDGFYIDDITWDHLTTVQDIAYQMPSRVFPTPASNAVRIELAAETIPADVTVYSADGARQYAPWHYQNKSVEINVQHLVPGVYTAVISKGAWITSVPVIVYR
- a CDS encoding ATP-binding protein encodes the protein MAARPEPLRKIAVLVSVSVLTLACALAGVVLLLPVHLSGVTLAVLGVASVLILGAYGVILYSLISRFVTQTILSSLQEISATITAITQGAVSTRITAQSTVSEINSLVTAINALAQKTSGDITELRRLETVRSEFIANVSHELRTPIFSVQGYLETLLDGALDDPEVSRQFIEKAYYNARRLNALLSDLIDISRIESGELRMSFRYFSATELLQDVVNTMELQGAQRGITLRLLLPPNKALRVYGDRERLVQVLTNLIDNAIKYNTDNGLVDISAEKSDGVVRIAVRDTGIGIPPEHKQRLFERFYRVDKNRSRDVGGTGLGLAIVKHILEAHSSTISVESEPGHGTVIAFTLKAD
- a CDS encoding response regulator transcription factor, whose amino-acid sequence is METKILVVDDEADIVELVSYNLKKEGFTVITASNGREAVQLAADHKPEVVILDVMMPGMNGFEVCAALRSAPGTASASVVFLTARSTEIDQLRGLELGADDYIQKPVSPRILTARVRTILRRRAAPIRSEVIVAPETIRVGSITIQRRSYTVWVDGKEVFFPKKEFELLAFLAANSGRVFSREALLREIWGETVQVVDRTVDVHVSKVREKLGAHAALIETVKGLGYQFKNV
- a CDS encoding PKD domain-containing protein, which codes for MCSYLPYSPAITHLTKALTAGITALVFLLVGTDGVAQRVYWNWYFGNQAGVTFRSGMPEPLTDSRIHTEEGCATISDPGSGTLLFYTDGQTVWNKMHLPMPNGTGLHGDASTSQSALAVQWPGASDVYCIFTPAPITATSASDKCMCLKYSIVDMRRDNGFGDVAVRDVLLAHDVTEHITAVPDCNEGGLWIIARKKDAASFISFHLKSDGINVKPVLSNIVGLPEIRDAGQMQASPNGRHIVITSPSGTTQLFQFARSTGALFNGINLFGTDNTGIHYGAAFSRSSRYLFIATATLVPTPGIFISRFDLEAGSSDAIIASRTVIGSFNGSANFTPLQLAPDGAIYIGRFGEKFLSSIPKPDDEFPSITEHAVTLYGECRSGLPQAMNWNLTTHIPFDVSCNLPFAISEPAFTCANGCVQLSDKNQGNINAYSWDIPGGIPSSSRIPSPTVCFKTAGVYRATLTVSNQYGSDSTTVVITVSDPPDLELPDSVEVCKDVPYQLQAGAAEDYRWQPATGLSNPKIANPYVTVSVPTVYTVIATNSTGCSDTATVLVKPAEMKAGGSVTICPGAPATLSASGATAYVWSPALNMTDSTSPTPVVYPTESTTYYVRMTNGACTVTDSVRVNVETSFAVTINAPPSVCEGDAVLLTAVGGGSTFEWLGEGVTPSSTNQTTVIVNKPTMVTVLAVSGNCRAVDSVFIDVIPRPAISLPAQLQICAGDTVQISVTSNAQTITWEPALSLSTDTGSQVRAWPAETTTYTVTATGMGGCVVTDSVTVSVIGMTMISAGPVVHTCPGTPVRLNAVVPPGSTVRWTPEEGLDDPASATPIANPATTTLYKLVVFLNGCVGTDSTTVFVAPALVSVGNDMRICSGSAAQLLATGAVTYRWWPTDGLSDPTIPNPIASPRITTTYQVTGTDGYNCTGTDYITVYVIDTTSISIRIGTVTAEAGNSNIAIPILVNVDPVLLPMFADTLRASLVFPAAAYSPTHLDRGPSVFSFRNSDQIVRLIQDNIQIVNSQQRINTLYGTVLSGGITDAPITWEDIRWTGVTCPSTTGIPGRLLITGCSLQERALTFFATTTVTIQPRPINDRVDVYIEGGEPGLFEIRLIATDGSMVKRCTVTRELGENSATVVPVSMHDVASGPYIVVVNSALHLATANILWVR